Sequence from the Rhizobium sp. TH2 genome:
TCGGAAATCATCGCGATCTCCGTGAGGATCGAGCCCGGGCCTGCCTCGCCGATGACGCGGTCGCTGCCCGATGGCAGGTTCCGGGTCAGCCGGATCTGGCCTTGCAGCACGACGAAGGCGGAATCCGCCGCGGCACCCTCGCGAAACAGGACATGGCCGCGCTCCAGCCGGCGTCGCTCCGCCCCGAAGGCGAGCAGCCTCAAATGCTCGTCCTCCAAGCCGTCGAAGATCGACAGGCCTTTCAGGATTGCGATGTCTTCACGAAGTGCCATCCGGCGCGTGCCCTACGGGATGATCTTGTAGCCGCCGTTTTCGGTCACAAGTATCTCGGCGTTGGAGGGATCTTTCTCGATTTTCTGCCGCAGCCGGTAGACATGGGTTTCGAGCGTGTGGGTGGTGACGCCTGAATTATAGCCCCAGACCTCCTCCAGCAGTTCGTCGCGCGTGACCGCCTTCTGGCCGGCACGGAAGAGATAGCGGATGATCGCGGCTTCCTTCTCGGTCAGCCGGATCTTCTTGCCGTCGGCCTCGGTGAGAAGCTTCTGCGCCGGTTTGAAGACGTAGGGTCCGACATTGAACGTGGCGTCCTCGCTCTGCTCGTACTGACGCAGCTGGGCGCGAATGCGCGCCAGCAGCACGGCGAAGCGGAACGGCTTGGTGACATAGTCATTGGCGCCCGCCTCGAGCCCGAGGATCGTATCGGCATCGGTATCGTGGCCGGTCAGCATGATGACGGGTGACTTGAAAGCGCCCTTGCGCAGCAACTTCACCGCCTCGCGGCCATCCATATCAGGCAGGCCGACATCCATGATCAGGAGATCGACCTGAGTGTTGCGGGCAGTCGCAATGCCCTTGCCGGCATTCGGCTCTTCCAATACGGAAAATTCCTCATAGAGTCCGAGTTGCTCGACCAGCGTCTCGCGCAGGTCGGCATCGTCATCCACAAGCAGTA
This genomic interval carries:
- a CDS encoding cyclic nucleotide-binding domain-containing protein; protein product: MALREDIAILKGLSIFDGLEDEHLRLLAFGAERRRLERGHVLFREGAAADSAFVVLQGQIRLTRNLPSGSDRVIGEAGPGSILTEIAMISDAERHFTATAAVESEVLRISRTLFHRMMAEYPEVAVATERRLRENFTRLTGSLAEATALLKR
- a CDS encoding response regulator transcription factor gives rise to the protein MTARTILLVDDDADLRETLVEQLGLYEEFSVLEEPNAGKGIATARNTQVDLLIMDVGLPDMDGREAVKLLRKGAFKSPVIMLTGHDTDADTILGLEAGANDYVTKPFRFAVLLARIRAQLRQYEQSEDATFNVGPYVFKPAQKLLTEADGKKIRLTEKEAAIIRYLFRAGQKAVTRDELLEEVWGYNSGVTTHTLETHVYRLRQKIEKDPSNAEILVTENGGYKIIP